Genomic DNA from Candidatus Binatia bacterium:
CGCGAGTCACCGGCGGCGTACAGCGTTTGACGGCCCCGGCGAGACGCGCCGATACTTCCGGCAGCAGTTCCACATAGCGCGCCGCGGGCAGGTAGTGGTGGCTCGTGCCCTCGTCGCGCAGCGCCTTATCGATCAGGACGAAATACGGGGGTTCGCGTACCGGCAGGATCCGGCCCGCCGAAGTGACGCTGATGAGCAGTTCGCAACCCGAAACGAACATCTGCTCGGCCAGCAGCACGGCGAACGGACCGCCGACCGCGCAGCCGATGATGCCGAACGCCAGCCCCCCGCGTTCGAACCGGTACATCGTGGTGTGATAGCACGCCCACGCCGGATCGCGCGTCGCCTCGCCGCGGCGCAGAAGATGCGCGACGATGTCGCCGTCGGGGTCGAGTACGCAATGCCGCGGGATCGTTCCTTCGGGTAACCCCTTCTGCCGGCGCGTCTCGCGCATGAGGTTCTCCGGCTGAAACACCGCCGCGCGGCGGAAGTGCTTGTTCTCGAACAACGGCGATCCGGCTTCCATTTGACGCGCTCTCCTACCCTGAATCCGCCCCGCACGGAGGCTGTACCGCGGAGTTAACATGCGCGGCGCCGGCGGGGTAGACTGCCCGGGAAAACCGGGAGAAGGTAACGGGGACCGGGCCCGGAGACTTTCGTCCGATCGGGGTGAACCGCAGATCGAGCGTTGCCACCGCAAACGGAGATCGATGAGGCATGAACGACGGGAGAAGCAGGAAGCGAACGCAAATCTTGGCGCGGACAGCACGGGCCGGGGCGGCGAAACGCGGGCCGATCTATCTCGACTACAACGCGACCACGCCGTTGCTGCCGGAAGTTGTCGAGGCCATGCTCCCCTACCTGCGCCGGCACTTCGGCAATCCGTCGAGTGCCCACGCATTCGGGCGGCGGACACACGCCGCCGTCGACCAGGCAAGGGAACGCGTCGCGGCGCTGCTCGGGTGTGCCGCGGACGAGGTGTACTTCACCTCGGGCGGTACCGAAGCCAACAATCTCGCGATTCGCGGCGTGTGTGCCGCCCGCCCCGACCGGCGCCATGTGGTGACCACCGCGATCGAGCACCCCGCAACCACGGTCCCGTGCCGGTGGCTGGAGCAGCAGGGCCATCGCGTCACCTGGCTCGGCGTCGACCGGACGGGATGCGTACGGGTGGATACCGCACCGGCGGCGCTGGGCGACGACGTCGCCATCCTCACGGTCATGCACGCGAACAACGAGACGGGCGTCGTGCAGCCGGTCGGGGACCTTGCCGCGCTGGCGCGCGCGTGTGGGGCCGTCGTGCACACCGACGCGGCGCAGTCGGCCGGCAAGATCCCGGTTGACGTCGATAGTCTCGGCGTCGATCTGCTGTCGGTGGCCGGACACAAGCTCTATGCGCCAAAGGGCGTCGGCGCGCTTTATGTCCGGCGAGGCACGCCCCTGACGCCGCTGCTGCTCGGCGCGGGACACGAACGGGGCTTGCGTCCCGGCACGGAGAACGTCGCGTCGATCGTCGGCCTCGGCGTCGCGTGCGAACGTGCGCGCCGCGACCTCGACGTCCTCGGGACGCGGCTGCGGGCGTTGCGCGATCGCCTCTGGAACGAGTTGGAGGCGCGAGTGCCGGGGCTGGCACTCAACGGCCATCCTGACCGGCGGTTGCCGAATACGCTCAACGTCCGTTTTCCCGGCGTTTCCGGTCGCGCCCTGCTGGAGGCCACCCGGGAGGTGGCAGCCTCGACCGGATCGGCGTGCCACGCCGGCGGCGAGTCGGCATCGTCAATCGTTCTGGCCATGGGCGTAACGCCGCAGGATGCGCTGGGTTCCGTGCGCCTGACCCTTGGACGGTCGACGACGCAAGGCAACGTCCTGC
This window encodes:
- a CDS encoding cysteine desulfurase, with the translated sequence MARTARAGAAKRGPIYLDYNATTPLLPEVVEAMLPYLRRHFGNPSSAHAFGRRTHAAVDQARERVAALLGCAADEVYFTSGGTEANNLAIRGVCAARPDRRHVVTTAIEHPATTVPCRWLEQQGHRVTWLGVDRTGCVRVDTAPAALGDDVAILTVMHANNETGVVQPVGDLAALARACGAVVHTDAAQSAGKIPVDVDSLGVDLLSVAGHKLYAPKGVGALYVRRGTPLTPLLLGAGHERGLRPGTENVASIVGLGVACERARRDLDVLGTRLRALRDRLWNELEARVPGLALNGHPDRRLPNTLNVRFPGVSGRALLEATREVAASTGSACHAGGESASSIVLAMGVTPQDALGSVRLTLGRSTTQGNVLRAAAALGRNWKSLRGGG
- a CDS encoding nucleoside phosphorylase, with product MEAGSPLFENKHFRRAAVFQPENLMRETRRQKGLPEGTIPRHCVLDPDGDIVAHLLRRGEATRDPAWACYHTTMYRFERGGLAFGIIGCAVGGPFAVLLAEQMFVSGCELLISVTSAGRILPVREPPYFVLIDKALRDEGTSHHYLPAARYVELLPEVSARLAGAVKRCTPPVTRGAAWTTDAPYRETDLAIAAARAEGVLAVEMEAASLYAFAHARRKPVICFAHITNTMGVVAGDFEKGDDDGSDAALRVIETVALGWERHGRGELDDDERS